The genomic window AGATTCAGAAAGAGAACTATCCCATACGATCAAGAGCGTTCCTGCGGTCTTCTACAGGGGCTTGATCGTACTTGAAGGTCGTTCGGGGGGATTGGTGCCGTAACTGGCTCTGTGCCGCTGCAAGGCCACCCTCTCTCGCCATATACGTCCCTACAGAGTGGCGAAGACTGTACCATGTTAGTGAGCGATTCTCCATATTGATGTTTGCTACCTCTGCTATTTTTTCGAGTACGTATTTGAGCGACGATGAGCGGTATGGATTTCCGTGACGGGTTAACCAGAGTTGATCACTATCTGTATACTTATCGTACAGTTGTCTCTCCCTGAGCCAATTCTGTAGCAACTCTGCTGTAGATCGCTGTAGTGAGACAATCCAGTTCTCACGGTTCTTACTCGACTCTTCTTTGGGGATACGGAGAACTGCGTTATCGATATCGACCCACTGGACTGTTGCCCTCGCTACTTCAATGGGGCGTAAACCAGCATCAAGTGAGACACAAATGAGAGAGGCGTATTTGAATCCCTCTGCGTTTTCAAAGTCAGAGGGCTGTACTGCTGATACTGGTTTGTCAAGACGATAAGATAGGTATTCTTTCCACCGCTGTCGTTCTTCTGGCGACATAGCTGCATAAGCGGGAATAGAGTCCCATTGCAGTGCTGCTTCTCTAAGCCTCTGACGTTCCTCTCTGGTCAAATAGTCCTGTGGTGATGTTCCTGTAGCGCCATTGAAGGTGATTTCTGGTTCCCACTCATCCCCTTTGAACCGAAAGAACATCTTCAGCGATTTCTGGATATTCGACTTGTGGCTCTCACTGTAGTCACTATAGGCTAACTCTTGTGTATAGGTATCTGCATGGTCTGTCGTAACAGCAGTAGTGTATCCATCGTTGTTGTCCCAGACCCATCTATAGAATACGTCAGTATCGTGAGCACGCCGCTTTACTACATCGAAGGAATATCCCTTGGCTGAATCAGGATCTTTCCCGAGGTGTAGCATCCAGTTGATTAGTTCTTCACGGTGATGTCGGTAGTCAGTCCGCTGCTTAGTATTCAATCGCTCTCTCGTTGGCTCAGGGATAAGAACAATCGTTCCCTCATCAGTACTGATTGTGTCCTTATCTGGCGTACGTTGAGTATCGAAGTCAGCTTCCTCGTGTACTGTCATTATATTCGATACCCTATTTCGATCAATAATTCATCCAATCGAGCTTGGATTAGCATCATGGTTTGGTCACTCCCTTAGCGAGAGCGAACACGAGGTGAGGTGGGTTCCGTCCGAAATCGTACGATTTCGGCGGGAATAGTGGAGTCGAACCGTAGGGAGACTCCACGTGGTGGCAGAGCGGCCCAACGCGCCTGCCTTGAGAGCAGGTGGCTGTCAAGCCTCATGGGTTCAAATCCCATCCCCACCGTTGCTGTCGCGAACAATCCCGTGAGCGACAGCGAGGTCGATGGGATTTGAATCAGGGAGTGAAACGAGCGCAGCGAGTGGAACGACCGTGGTTCAAATCCCATCCCCACTGCTTCCTTGCGATTTTAAGGGATCGTATCACCATCAGCTCTATCCTCGAACTGCTCTCACCTAGATAAGGATCTCACCGAGAGAAGCGATAATGTGCTACAGAATCTGTATCCTTATAGGAGTAGCAGTATATGGCCGTAGCAATGTCAGATAGTGTGAGTGAAATTGGCGCAAATGAGAGAGACTCTCTTAGAGCGATTGGGGATGATGCCCTAAATATATTTAGAGCAGGTTTGTATTTAATTGTAATATACATTTCAATACTTTCTCTGACATTGAACACAGGTGGAAGTGACTACATCGAGAATGTTATCAATTCATCTTATACAATTAATGGAATTGTCTTCTGGATTGGGTCACTCACAAGCAGTATATTAACCCACAGAATGGCACGACGGGTAACACTCCAAGAACACTACTCTCAGTTGGGACGGATAGACGATAAGTTTGACATTCTAAATTTTGCCACTGCCAGCACCGTTGGCCTATTGATTTCCGTATTTTCGCTTATCTTCGGTCTTCTTGCAGGTTGGTCGAATACCGTGAACGAGTCATCAACAGGTGTAGGCATTGAGCAACCAATTGCCATCATCGGATTATCATTTATCTTTATAGTTTCTATTTACAGCATACTATCGATCATAGATATATTGAGAGACAGATGGGGGCCCTATTAGGAAGATCCTACGACTGTCATAGCGTTTCATCATTGGGTTAAATACATTCCACTTCTATATCTGAAATATGGTGAATGATCTTGCTGTCGGGATACTAACAGTTCTCGGTGGGGCTATTAGTGGCTTCATTGGAATATCCTATTCAGAATATCAAAGCCGGCGAAAACAACGTAAAGAATTGAAAGAATGGTATAACACAACGATATTATTAGCGAAACGAGTAGAACGAATTCACTCAGAGGATTTTAACGGAAGTGGGGATTATATTGGGGATGCACTATCAGGCGTAATTGGACGACTGACGGAGCATTTAATGGATTCCCCAAGTGATGTTGACACTGAAATCCTCAACCGTTGTGAAGAGTTAGCAGCCGAATGTGAAAACGCACGGGCCTTCCTGAGAGCTGATAGAATAAGAAATACACGCGCCAGTTCTGAACAGGGGCCTCCAACCAGAAATGCCGTCGAAAAGGCACGAGATGTTAGAGTAATGGCTGAGGACGCAAAGACAGATGTTGGCTGGCTCTAACCCATCCGATCAAGAGCGTTTCTGCGATCTAAACAGTAGAATTTGAATCAGCGAGCGAAACGACCGTGGTTCAAATACAATCCCTACTATTCCCAACAATTCTTGACCACACGCAACAAGGGGGGGAGAACAGGTCGGACAAGATCTAATACCGTGATTGAAACCGCTAGTCCTGTTATCGTGGCAACACGGAATCGCCACGCCCTCCCCAACCGATTCGTTCGCTCGCCCTGCTCGCTTCACTCATCCCTCGCACACTGTTGTCGGCCGGCTTCGCTTTCACTCAGCCGGCCAACAGCGCGCGCCATCGCGGTGGTCGATCAGTCCGGACGGCTCGAAGAGACGCGACACCAAGCGCTAGCTAGTGAAAAGAGAGCGCCAAAGCAGAAGAACCGCTCCGGATCTATGCGAGCGGGAAGAGCGTCGAGAGCAGCAGGCTCGTGAGCAGTCCGGAGACGGAGATGATCGTCGTCAGGACGGTCCACGTTCGGAGCGTCTCGCCCTGCGTGAGTCCGCCGATCTCCTTGACCAGCCAGAAGCCGGAATCGTTGTACCACGAGAAGATGTTGGCACCAGCGCCGATCACCATCACGAGATAGGCGACGTGCACCTCGAGCTGGCCGGTGAGCGGGGCCATGATCCCGGCGGCGGTGAGCATCGCGGCCGTCGCCGATCCCTGCGCGATGCGAACGATCGCGGCGATGAGCCACGCAGTGACCAGCAGGCCGATACCGATGCCCTGGAGGGCACCTGCGAGGTAGTCGCCGATCCCGGAGGCGGCGAGGAGCGCACCGAAGGCACCACCGGCGGCGGTGATCGCCGCGATGTTACCGCCGCTTTTTAGCGCCTCCGTGAGTTCGTCAGTCCACTCGCTCTGGGAAAGGTTGTTGTGCCGCATGAAGGTGTACGCCGCGGCGAGGGCGGCGATCGTGAGCGCGACGTTCTTGCCGCCGAGGAACGCGGCGACCGGCTCGATGACGCCAAGCGCGGGCACGACTTCCTGGAACCCCTCGACGACGGTCAGCGAAGCGATGAGGACGACGGCCAGCACGATCGGTGCCGACGACTCGAGCATGCCTGGGAGGGAACTCGTCGGCTTGTCGGCGACGGTCTCGAGTTCCTCGGTCGTCGTCGACATCGTGTCGCGCAACGGGATGTCGAGCCTGGCGTTGATCCACCGGCCGTAGACGAGGCCGGCGACGATCGCCGCCGGGATGGCGGTCGCGATTCCGATGGCGATCGTCATCCCCAGATCCGTCTCGAGTTCGGCCGCGACGGCCAACGGACCCGGCGTCGGGGGGACGAAGACGTGCGTGGTCGCCGCGCCGGCCCCGACGACGACGATGAACAGCGTGTAGTCCCGACCCACGCGGGCGCGCATCGACCGTGCGAGGGGTGCCATGAGGTAGAAGACGCTGTCGAAGAAGACGGGGACGGCGAGGAAGGAACTGCTTCCCAGCAGGGAGATGTCCGAGTTGGACTCGCCGAGGACGTTCTGAAAGCTCCGGACGATCCGCTGGGCCGCCCCGCTCTCGAGCATCGATTTGCCGATGACTGCGGCCATCAGGATCGGGATACCGATCCCGGCCATGTTCTCCCCGAAGGCGGTCGCGACTTGAGAGCCGGCATCGGACGCGCCGAAGTCGGCGACGAAGACCGTGTTGACGACGCCGACGGTGAACCCGGCGATGATCAAGCCAATAAACGCCGGGAGGTCGAGCCAGACCAGCAACGCGACGACTGCGATAAGACCGATGACGAACGTAATTAACGGACTATGCGCGAAGTCCACCGCTTGCAGCGGTATAAACGCCATGCGTGAATCGTACCCATCCCACACCTATTATTAATCCTTACGATCATAGTAAATTATTGTTTTCCGGCTGTCAGGTCTGATAACTACTCGACGGCGGCGAGAGTCGCGGACACCGCTACCGAGAGACGGAGGGCAAACGGTGAGCGGCTCCGATACCGATCTACCGACGCCGAAAACTAGATCGATCGGCCGGCGATTCAGCGTGATTCGACCGTTCAGCGGTACGACAGCTCGAGGTCCCGCGCCCGGTCGAGCAGATCCTCGTCGTAGTACTCCTCGGTCTGTGCGGGTCGGATGTCGTCGATGGCGCGGACCTTCTGGACGGTGTTGCGGAAGTTCTTGAACGTGGCTTCGTCGACCATCTGGCCGTCGATGGTGACCGCGCCGGTGCCCTCGCGTTTTGCCTCGTTGAACCGCTCGATCTTGTGGACGTCGCGCTCGAGTTCCTCAGGCGTGGGCATGTGGACGGTGTTGGCCTGGATCGTCTGCTTAGGGTACAGCGACCACGAGCCGTCAAGGCCGAGTTGCGCTTCGTGTTCGACCTGGTCGGCGTACTCGTCGGCGTTGTAGTAGGTCAGGCCGGCACGCTCTTTGAACAGGTCGTCGAAGGGGCCGCCGATCGAGAGCAGGCTGCCGGCGCTGGCCTCGTTCGAGAGGGCCTCGAGCAGGCCGTCCCAGCGGGGCATGCCGTCGCCGAGGTCCCGACCGCCGAGTTCGGCGGCGTAGTCGACGGGGCCGAAGACGAGTGCGGTGAGTCGGGAGTCCTCGCCGAACTTCGAGATTTCGCGGAGGTCCGAGCGGGCGCGGCCGGTTTCGATGATGATCGAGAGGCCGATCGAGCCGTCGTCGTAGCCGTGTTCGGCCTCGGCCTCGGCGACGACCTCGGCGGCGCGTTTCACGTCCTCGAGGCGGCCGACCTTGGGGACGACGACGCCGTCGATCTCGTCGCCGAGCTCGCCGACGAGGCGGTCGATCTGGTCGCGCCCTTTCTCGCAGTACTCCTCGTCCTCGTAGCTCCACTCGACGCGGGGCCAGATCTCACCGGGGAACTCATACTGGGGCACCTTCTCGATGGTGTTCTCGAGCCCCTCGGCTTTCATGTCCGGTGCGGTCCCGTCTTCCATGTCGGGGACGAGCCAGTCGGGGGCCTGGAAACCCTCCGCCTCGAGCGCGGAGGTCAGGTACTTCGCCGAGTCGTCTTTCGGAACGGCGGCCGGTGCGGTCTGGAACGTGCGGCAGAGTCGGATGTCCTCGCTCATGTGTCTGTGGTCGTGTCTGGATTCGCGGTTGGCTGCGGTCGTTCGTCTGGTCGTGCGTCTCAGTTCGGTCGCGTTCGGATCTCGGCGGTTCGCGTCCCCGAGTAGACCGGTTCGTCGTCCTGATTGAACGCGATGTGCTCGAAGGTGACGGTGCCGGCCTCGTCGCTCGAGGCCGTGGCTTCGGCCTCGATCACGCGCGTGAACGCGTAGACGGTGTCGCCCACGGCGACGAACGTGTGGAACGATTCGTCGTCGAAGCCGACCTCGCGCCACGTCCGCTCGTCCGAGCGGGCGTGGCCCAGCGCGGTCGACCGGGTCACGTCGCCGTAGGTGACGATGTCGCCCGACGGCGAGTCGGCCATCACGTCGACGTTGTGGTGTTGTTTGGCCGTGTTGAGCGTCGCCAGCGGCAGGGACGCGACGGTCACGTCGTCCTGCGTGCGACCCCGTTCGTGTCGATAGGCGACAGCTGCGTTCTCGTCGCCGGCTCGCTCGAGGGCCTCGACGAAGTCCTCGTAGTAGCCGCCCTCGGGCGAGATGAACTCGTCGGGGAGTTCGGGCTCGTCGCCGTCTTCCTCGGCGGCCGTGGCACTGCCGCTCCCGTCCGTCGCCACGGGCTCGCGGCGCGGGATCATGTTCGTGCGCTCGTAGGAGCAGAGCACGTCGCCGGTTGCGGCGTCTTTGCCGCGGGTGCGCCACGAGACGATGCCGTACTCGGGCCGGGAACTCGAGGTCGCGCAGTTGACGACCTCGCTCTCGACGTGGAGTTCAGTGCCCGCGTAGACCGGCGTCCCGGGGAACCGCACGTCGGTCCGCCCGAGGAAGTAGCCCCCCTTCTCGCTCAGGTCCTCGACGGTGATGCCGAGGGTGGCGGCGGTGAGGTAGTCCGGGTGGATCGGCGGCTCCTCGAATCCGCGTGCCGCCGCGGCGTCGGTCCGCCAGTAGGCCGGGTCGTGATTGAGCGTCTGGCTCATCCACTGTTGGTTCCCCCACTCAGTGAGCGTGAGTCCGGGGTCGTGCTCGATGAGGTCGCCCTCCGCGAAGTCCTCGAAGAAATTGCCCTTCTCCTTGGTCTCGGCCCGCTCGAGCGCCTGTGCGAACGTGTCGGGATCGGTCCAGTCAATCGGTCGCGGTTCGCTTCGCTCTCCGCTCCCGTTGTCGGAATCCCGTTGTGATTCCCTAGTCATCTGCGGTCACCTCGTCAGTGTCCGTGTCGGGCGTTAACTGTTCCCGTTCCCGTCTGGCGATCGTCCGCCGCATCTCGTTCTCGACGATCATGTACCCCTCGTCGAAGCCCATCCCGGGCTTTGCGAGCACCTGCGCGGCGTCGGTCGCGAGCGCGACGTGGGCGCAGGCCCGCGCGGAGGTTTCCGTCTCGTTGCAGGTGCCGCCGAGGTAGGCTCGTGTTTCGGTCCCCTCACAGTAGCGGACGGCCTGCCCGCTGCGGTGGATACCCCCGAGGTCGGGCGTCTTGACCTGTACGAGGTCCGCCGCTTCGGCGTCGACGAACGCCTGCACGTCCTCGAAGGTGTTACACCACTCGTCGGCCACGATGTCGACGCCGACGCCGGCCTCAGCCAGCCCCTCGCGGAGTTCGACCATCGCGTCGATCTGATCCGCGCGATTCCCGGCGTCCATCGGCCCCTCGATCTGGATCGGGTACGGGGCCGCGGCCGCCTCGAGCGCGGCGAAGTAGTCGACCACTTCCTCGCGGTCGTAGGGTGCCGCGAAGATCTCGCCGATCATGCCGTAGACGTCGATGTGGAAGCGGGGCTCGTACCCCTCGGGCCCCAGCTCCTGCGAGCGCTCGACGAGCCACTCGACGTACTCGAGCAGGACCTCGCCGTCCTCGCCGATCTTCTCGACGCTGTTGATCAGCGCGTGGGGCAGGACCGGCACGCCCTTGACGAACATCTTTTCCGTGTTGTTGTAGCGGTCGTCGCCGGACTGGCCGAAGACCGGCACCGGCTCCGTCGCGGGCTCGGTTCCCAAGGCATCGGCCAGCACGTCCGTCCGCGTCGTGTTCTCGGCCTCGGCCGCTGCGGCGAGCAGCGCCTGCGAGACGCCGTAGCGGATCGCCGTGTGCAGGCGGTCGCCAGCACCAGACGCATTCGCGTCTGGTTGGCTCGAGGAAGCACCGCTTCCTCGAACGTCTACTTGCATGTTCTCGAGGGCCTCCGCGTTGTCGAGAAAGTCAGTGGCGTCCCGCCCCTCGAGTTCGTCGGCAACGGGGCCCTCGATGACGGGGGCGTACTCCGCGGCCTGAAAGAGCGGGTCGCGCCCGCCGGCACCGGAGTACTGGACCGCGGCGCAGTCGCCCCGCACCACGGTACCGTCGGCGAGTTCGATGTCGACGATGATCGTCTCACCGGCTTGGCGAATCTCGTCGAAGCCGTCGGTGACGGGGTCGCCCTCGTAGGTGAACCCGTCCTGCTGTGCGCCCCGCTTGATCGCGCGCTGGTCGTCGAAGAAGAACCCGGAATAACCGGGCGTGGCGTGTATTCCTGTAATTTCCATATCAGACATCACCCTGTGGTCGGCCGATGAGTTTCCCGTCGCTGATCGCGTCGACGTCGTCCGCGACCATCCGGAACGACTGGTCGCGGCCCTCGGTGTCGGCGCGCTGGGACAGTCTGGCCTTGTGAATCTCCTTGATGTCGTCGTCCATCTCGAGGTCGGCCCACTCGAAGATGCGGACGCGACCGTCGTCGTCCCGGGCGGGCAGGACAGCGCCCGCCGCGCTGTCGCTGGGTGCGAACGGAACGTCGAGCGCGCCGGAGTCGAAGGCTTTGAGCGTCCCTTGGACGACGTCGCCGTCGCCGTGCTCGAAGATGGTGTCCATCAGACACCGGGTCTCGCGCTCGATGAGGTCCTGTTCCTCCTCGATGCCGTCGATGTCGATCTGCTGTTCGATCGCCATGTCGATGACCTGCCGCGTCGTGCGCAGGCCGGCCGAGTTGGCCTCCTTGGTCGGCACCCCCTGGAACTCCTGTGGGGACTTGGTGATGACCTTGTCCGGCCGAGCGATGGCGGCGGTCATGCCCCCGAGGCTGATGACGCCGTTGGCGCGGGCCTCGTCCGGCGGGAAGCCGCCCATCCACTCGTGGAAGACGGTCGTGACGACGACCTCGTCCGGGAGGTACTCGTTGCCGAGTTTCTTCAGGGCGTTCAGGGCGGCCACGTCCTGGACGACGTTGCCGACCTGCCCGTAGCCGAGCGTGATCGAGCGCACGCCCTGCGTGGCGGCGAGCTGGCCCTCGACGATCATGATCGCGATCGCGATCGACGGCGGGACCAAGGTGCCGGTAAGGGGACCGAACGGCTCGCGGTTGATCCGAACGCCGCGTTCGGTGTAGGCCCCCGCCAGCCGGTCGACGAACTGCCACTTCTCGATGGTCTCCTCTAAGCCGTGGCGTTTCGTGTACGGAATGTTGTAGGAGATCGGGCCGCCCTCGAAGCTCTGGAAGCCGCCGGCGAAGGTAATCGCGGCGAGCAGTCGAGCGTCCGGGGTGCCGTGGCGGACCTCGATCGGCGCGTCGATCGCGTCGATCAGTTCGCGACAGCCGTCGACGCCGTGGTTCACCGCCGGGAAGCCGTTGAGCGTGTCGTCGCCCGTCTCGAGGGCCTTGTCGAGGCCCTGCTGGGCCTTCTCGTACTCGTTGTCGCGCGTATACGAGTCGATGGTGGTCGGCAGGAGATCGGCCTGCCCCTCCTGATGGAGGTATCGCAGCAGTTCGATCTGGTCGTCGAGCCGGGGGACGCCGGCCCGCGGTTGGAGGAGGGGTTTGTCGGCCGACTCGAGGATGTCGGCGAATCGCTTGTGATCCGGCAGCGACTCGTGGTACTCGATGGCTTCCTCGAAGTCGACGGCTTCGCCCGTCGGCCAGTTCGACCGAATTTCCTCGTCGATACGCCGTAGCTCGTCGGACGGAATCCGTTCGTCTCGTATCATCTAGGAACTAATCGTGGCGCGTTCCGACTCCGTCGGTGTGATCTGGAGATCCTCGCGCAGCGCGGCGACCGCGTCTTCGGGATCGGTTTCGGAGTCGAAGACGCGGTCGAACCCGAGCTCCCGGAAGGTCTTCCGGGTCTGCTCGAAGTCGTCCTGTCCGACGGCGAGGTTGCCGCCGATGTAGCTGACCGCGTCGACGCCCCGCTCCTCGAGGACGCCGTGGAATCCCTGACAGTCCTGCTCGGCGTGGCCGTAGAGCGACGAGACCAGTACAGCCTGTGCGTCGTGGGCTACCGCAGCCTCGGCGAACTCCTCTTGGGAGGTCTGAACGCCGAGGTTCACGACATCGAAGCCGGCTGCACTGAAGGCTTGCTCTAAGATTGTGATGCCAACGACGTGGGCATCGGAGCCGATCACGCCGAGGACGACCGTTTGGGACATCGTGTTCGGAACCATGAGGAACTCGGGTATAAACTTAATCATCTTCCATGATAATACTCCTTATACATCCTAACAGCGTCCCTATGGCGATCGTTCACACTCAACGCGATGCTCGAGGATAACTTCATGATCGATAGTAAAGTTTAGGTGCTGGTTTCGCAAGGTGGCTACACACATGGGAGCACTCTCGAACCTTCGCGTCGTGGATCTGACCCAGGTGCTCGCTGGGCCGTACTGTACGATGCTGCTCGCGGACCTCGGAGCGGACGTCGTCAAGATCGAGCGACCGGGCGGCGATATGATCCGGTCGAACCCGCCGTTCGTCGACGATCCCGAGGAAGAAGCCTACGGCGGCTACTTCCAGAGCGTCAACCGCGGCAAGAAGAGCATCGAACTGGACTTCGGCGAGGAGGAAGACCGCGAGGACTTCCTCTCGCTCGTCGAGGAGGCCGACATCGTCGTCGAGAACTACCGTTCGGGCACGATGGAGAAGTACGGGCTGGGCTACGAGACGCTGACGGAGTACAATCCGGACCTCATCTACTCCTCGATCCGGGGCTTCGGCGACCCGCGGACGGGCGAAACCGAGCGGCAGGGCCAGCCCTCCTTCGACCTCATCGCGCAGGCGCTGGGCGGCGTCATGGAGACCACCGGCCAGCCCGACGGCCCGCCCACGAAGACCGGTCCCGGCGTCGGCGACCTCTTTACCGCGACGCTGAACTGCATCGGCATTCTGGCCGCCGTGAACCACCGCGAACAGACCGGCGAGGGCCAGTACGTCGACACCGCCATGTACGACTCGATGCTCAGTTTCACCGAGCGCGCCATCTACCAGCAGTCCTACACCGGCGAGGCCCCCACCCGCCGGGGTAACTCCCACCCGACGCTGTTCCCCTACGACGCCTTCGAAACCGCCGACGGCTACGCCGTCATCGCCGCGTTCAACAACAACCACTGGGCCGAACTCTGCGACGTGATGGGCCGCGAGGACTTGGCCGAGGAGTACCCCACGACCCCCGAACGACTCGAGCACCGCGAGGCCCTCCGCGAGGAACTCGCCGCGTGGGCCATCGAGCAGACGAACGACGAACTCGTCGGCGCGCTCGAGGGACGGGTCCCCGCCGCCCCGGTCCAAACTACCGAGGAGATCTTCGACGATCCACATGTCGCCGCTCGAGACATGCTCGTGCCGGTCGAACAGCCGGGTGCCGACAGGGACGTCGAGATCGCGGGCAACCCGATCAAGATGAGCGAGACGAACCCCGAGCCCCGCGGTCGCGCGCCACTGTTAGACGAGCACCGCGAGGAAGTGCTGGGTAAGGACGCGGAGACGACAGCCGACGACTAAGGCGACTATCTACGACGGATCGTCGGCTGAGTCTTCGGTTTGGCGATCACGTCCGATTCAGACACACCTTACCGCATCGATCTCGGCTTACAAAATCTCCTGTATCACAGCCGCCAACTCCTGTTCCAACTCCGCCGCCTGCAGTATCGTCACCGGGTTTTCGGATTGTTCTTCGAGCGACGCAGTCTCCTCGTCTAAATCCTGAACGACGAGCAGTCCGTTCCAGCCCGACCCGAAGTAGCTCTCGTCGTCGTTCCCGAAGACGTAGTCTTCGTTGACTCGGAGGAAGGCGAGGTACTCCAGCGTCTCTTTGATT from Natrinema versiforme includes these protein-coding regions:
- a CDS encoding site-specific integrase — protein: MTVHEEADFDTQRTPDKDTISTDEGTIVLIPEPTRERLNTKQRTDYRHHREELINWMLHLGKDPDSAKGYSFDVVKRRAHDTDVFYRWVWDNNDGYTTAVTTDHADTYTQELAYSDYSESHKSNIQKSLKMFFRFKGDEWEPEITFNGATGTSPQDYLTREERQRLREAALQWDSIPAYAAMSPEERQRWKEYLSYRLDKPVSAVQPSDFENAEGFKYASLICVSLDAGLRPIEVARATVQWVDIDNAVLRIPKEESSKNRENWIVSLQRSTAELLQNWLRERQLYDKYTDSDQLWLTRHGNPYRSSSLKYVLEKIAEVANINMENRSLTWYSLRHSVGTYMAREGGLAAAQSQLRHQSPRTTFKYDQAPVEDRRNALDRMG
- a CDS encoding GntP family permease; this translates as MAFIPLQAVDFAHSPLITFVIGLIAVVALLVWLDLPAFIGLIIAGFTVGVVNTVFVADFGASDAGSQVATAFGENMAGIGIPILMAAVIGKSMLESGAAQRIVRSFQNVLGESNSDISLLGSSSFLAVPVFFDSVFYLMAPLARSMRARVGRDYTLFIVVVGAGAATTHVFVPPTPGPLAVAAELETDLGMTIAIGIATAIPAAIVAGLVYGRWINARLDIPLRDTMSTTTEELETVADKPTSSLPGMLESSAPIVLAVVLIASLTVVEGFQEVVPALGVIEPVAAFLGGKNVALTIAALAAAYTFMRHNNLSQSEWTDELTEALKSGGNIAAITAAGGAFGALLAASGIGDYLAGALQGIGIGLLVTAWLIAAIVRIAQGSATAAMLTAAGIMAPLTGQLEVHVAYLVMVIGAGANIFSWYNDSGFWLVKEIGGLTQGETLRTWTVLTTIISVSGLLTSLLLSTLFPLA
- the citE gene encoding L-malyl-CoA/beta-methylmalyl-CoA lyase; its protein translation is MSEDIRLCRTFQTAPAAVPKDDSAKYLTSALEAEGFQAPDWLVPDMEDGTAPDMKAEGLENTIEKVPQYEFPGEIWPRVEWSYEDEEYCEKGRDQIDRLVGELGDEIDGVVVPKVGRLEDVKRAAEVVAEAEAEHGYDDGSIGLSIIIETGRARSDLREISKFGEDSRLTALVFGPVDYAAELGGRDLGDGMPRWDGLLEALSNEASAGSLLSIGGPFDDLFKERAGLTYYNADEYADQVEHEAQLGLDGSWSLYPKQTIQANTVHMPTPEELERDVHKIERFNEAKREGTGAVTIDGQMVDEATFKNFRNTVQKVRAIDDIRPAQTEEYYDEDLLDRARDLELSYR
- the mch gene encoding 2-methylfumaryl-CoA hydratase, giving the protein MTRESQRDSDNGSGERSEPRPIDWTDPDTFAQALERAETKEKGNFFEDFAEGDLIEHDPGLTLTEWGNQQWMSQTLNHDPAYWRTDAAAARGFEEPPIHPDYLTAATLGITVEDLSEKGGYFLGRTDVRFPGTPVYAGTELHVESEVVNCATSSSRPEYGIVSWRTRGKDAATGDVLCSYERTNMIPRREPVATDGSGSATAAEEDGDEPELPDEFISPEGGYYEDFVEALERAGDENAAVAYRHERGRTQDDVTVASLPLATLNTAKQHHNVDVMADSPSGDIVTYGDVTRSTALGHARSDERTWREVGFDDESFHTFVAVGDTVYAFTRVIEAEATASSDEAGTVTFEHIAFNQDDEPVYSGTRTAEIRTRPN
- a CDS encoding methylaspartate ammonia-lyase, with amino-acid sequence MEITGIHATPGYSGFFFDDQRAIKRGAQQDGFTYEGDPVTDGFDEIRQAGETIIVDIELADGTVVRGDCAAVQYSGAGGRDPLFQAAEYAPVIEGPVADELEGRDATDFLDNAEALENMQVDVRGSGASSSQPDANASGAGDRLHTAIRYGVSQALLAAAAEAENTTRTDVLADALGTEPATEPVPVFGQSGDDRYNNTEKMFVKGVPVLPHALINSVEKIGEDGEVLLEYVEWLVERSQELGPEGYEPRFHIDVYGMIGEIFAAPYDREEVVDYFAALEAAAAPYPIQIEGPMDAGNRADQIDAMVELREGLAEAGVGVDIVADEWCNTFEDVQAFVDAEAADLVQVKTPDLGGIHRSGQAVRYCEGTETRAYLGGTCNETETSARACAHVALATDAAQVLAKPGMGFDEGYMIVENEMRRTIARREREQLTPDTDTDEVTADD
- a CDS encoding methylaspartate mutase subunit E, with protein sequence MIRDERIPSDELRRIDEEIRSNWPTGEAVDFEEAIEYHESLPDHKRFADILESADKPLLQPRAGVPRLDDQIELLRYLHQEGQADLLPTTIDSYTRDNEYEKAQQGLDKALETGDDTLNGFPAVNHGVDGCRELIDAIDAPIEVRHGTPDARLLAAITFAGGFQSFEGGPISYNIPYTKRHGLEETIEKWQFVDRLAGAYTERGVRINREPFGPLTGTLVPPSIAIAIMIVEGQLAATQGVRSITLGYGQVGNVVQDVAALNALKKLGNEYLPDEVVVTTVFHEWMGGFPPDEARANGVISLGGMTAAIARPDKVITKSPQEFQGVPTKEANSAGLRTTRQVIDMAIEQQIDIDGIEEEQDLIERETRCLMDTIFEHGDGDVVQGTLKAFDSGALDVPFAPSDSAAGAVLPARDDDGRVRIFEWADLEMDDDIKEIHKARLSQRADTEGRDQSFRMVADDVDAISDGKLIGRPQGDV
- the glmS gene encoding methylaspartate mutase subunit S, with the translated sequence MVPNTMSQTVVLGVIGSDAHVVGITILEQAFSAAGFDVVNLGVQTSQEEFAEAAVAHDAQAVLVSSLYGHAEQDCQGFHGVLEERGVDAVSYIGGNLAVGQDDFEQTRKTFRELGFDRVFDSETDPEDAVAALREDLQITPTESERATISS
- the mct gene encoding succinyl-CoA:mesaconate CoA-transferase gives rise to the protein MGALSNLRVVDLTQVLAGPYCTMLLADLGADVVKIERPGGDMIRSNPPFVDDPEEEAYGGYFQSVNRGKKSIELDFGEEEDREDFLSLVEEADIVVENYRSGTMEKYGLGYETLTEYNPDLIYSSIRGFGDPRTGETERQGQPSFDLIAQALGGVMETTGQPDGPPTKTGPGVGDLFTATLNCIGILAAVNHREQTGEGQYVDTAMYDSMLSFTERAIYQQSYTGEAPTRRGNSHPTLFPYDAFETADGYAVIAAFNNNHWAELCDVMGREDLAEEYPTTPERLEHREALREELAAWAIEQTNDELVGALEGRVPAAPVQTTEEIFDDPHVAARDMLVPVEQPGADRDVEIAGNPIKMSETNPEPRGRAPLLDEHREEVLGKDAETTADD